GACTGTGTGTTCATCATCATAACTTCAACTGCCATTTGCGTTGAATTGTTTTCTGTCCAAATGGTCTTCTTTTCCTGCTTTCCTGAACTTAAGCAAATCTGCATTTTGTTTTTGCTCTTTATTAGTCCTGTTTtagatttctttctttcctttaatTGTTCGACATTTTTCTTTTGGTAATTAGTGTGATCAAGAGATTAGTGCACTCCTGAAAGAGATGCTTTGAAGCACTTTTTTTCCCATTGCCTTGTAGGCTAGTCAGACGGtattcaaaatttcaactcattCAAATGCTAATGTTCGCAATGATCTGATTTACACAGGGAGGGAAACCACCCCTGGTTGAGTTAACAGGTGCTTCAGCTAGTATCAGTGCGTGTTCATCTATCCAACCAAGCCCAGCATCGTCTTCCTTTCCTAGTCCTGCACCTTCTTACCATGCCAGTCCTGGGTCATCCTCATTTCCCAGCCCCTCTCGTGGCGATACAAACCCCCCATCTTACATTCTTCCTTTCCTCCACAATTTAGCTTCCATTCCCAACTCCTTACCGCCTCTACGTATATCCAACAGTGCCCCTGTAACCCCTCCTCTTTCTTCCCCAACTAGAGGTTCAAAGCGTAAACCTGATTGGGAGCCTCTTTCTCATATCAAATTACCGCCTTCATTGCCGCACTCTCTTTTTGCTGCTTCAGCACCAGCGAGTCCTACACGACGTCAGCATTTCACACCTGCCACAATTCCAGAATGCGATGAGTCTGATATATCCCCAGTCGAGTCTGCTCGCTGGGTGAGTTTCCAGACAGCCCCAGCTGCTCCATCTTCACCCACATTCAACCTTGTGAAACCTGCCACTCTGCAAAATCATCAGGATGTAGTCGATGGTCGTGGACAGTTTCCCTGGGGTGCAGGGGCACAAAGGGGATGTGGCTCTGAATTTGCATTTGAGAGTTGCACAGTGAAGGCATGGGAGGGTGAAAGAGCACATGAAATTGGGGTGGATGACTTAGAGCTCACCCTGGGGAGTGGAAAGGCCCATGGTTAAGCCTCCTGTCTAGATAGTTGATGATAGAAGATGAACGTAAAAGGACTCACTAGGGTCTTCATCTCTGCATAATTTCTTATCACTACATTGTAATCCGTTTCTGCTGATGGAGGTCTCTTGATCTCCTCTTTGGTGCTTGCTGCCAGATTTGCTTCCGCTATGAAGTCACAGACTTGTTAGCCTCCATTGCTGTATGTTCAGATACTGTCGACCACCAAAAAACATTACTCTTGATGCATATAATGAGGACTGGAGAGTAGAGGAAGTAAAGGGGTGGAgtaatatttttctttcttgtttataTTAGATTCTTTCTTTAAGGTTGTCACTGATCAGAGGACATCTATTCAGTTAATTACTTGTCACATAATTTGGGGCGGGAGAATGTGTTTCTCTTGTAGACATAACTAAAACGTTGAAATTGAGTTGATTGACGGTTGATTGATCAGTATTCTTGCTGGCAAGTTTAACAGCCATTTGTTTCTTGCTTTTGTGTGTTAACATTTGCCAACCTAGTCTTGAGTGAAGTTGATCATGGAAGAGCGTGATATTGTCATCTTGTTTGTCCGATCGCCTTCAAGAGGTGATGACATGGTACTAAGTTGAGATTGGAAACATCCTCCAACAATCGCTGCAAGGTTTAGGGTTATCAGGTTTAGAAATATTCCAGCTCAATGAATTGGAAACGCAGGCAAGACTCACTCTTGATTGATTGCAAACAAAGAGCTTGTCCGCAGAGACATTTTCAGCTTGGTGCCAAGAGACTTGTGGCATTAATCGGGTAAGAAAATTGATCATATTTGTGACTAATGGGATGCAAACAGATTGATGGTTGAAGAAACAGAAGAAACTTTGCACACCAGAAGGGAAAGGAAAGATAAAAAAGGAGGGAGGAGCTGAAAGAGACAGATCCTAGTTAAGTCCATTTGTTACATGATGATAAATGGATGAAGAGGGATATGATTGTTGTTATCCAAATGCGAGTAATACTAAACTGTTATTGTTATCCAACTTCGTGGGTCAAACTTGAAAGAAGAGCGTCTTAGAACAATAATAATACCTCTAAATAGGGGCCCTTACCATGTGCCTGTCAGCtctgtgtgttttttttttttttttttgtcgacacaagGGTGTCTGGGTCAATTtttacggggcccgactaattCTCTGCGGTCCGAACTCGGCGTCCCAACCCGACCTGAACACGTTAAGTGCGCGGAGGAACCAGCGGAGCggagactcgaacttgtgacctcaAGGTTCACTGGTGAGAGGTGCTGCCGCTGGACCATTCACGCGGGGGCACCTGTCAGCTCTGTATGTGtgcgtgtttttttttttttttcgttctttctttcttttttaagtTGTAACCCCCCATGTGACCATTCTCACGCGTGATGTTACACTGTATCAACCGTATTAATAACTTCAGCTAGAAAACAAAAAGtgaaatagaaaaacaaatttgCAGTATCTCTTTGGCGTCCAATTCAACTTACCTCAATATCCATATCCGATGATACAAGGAGGGTtcctt
The genomic region above belongs to Coffea arabica cultivar ET-39 chromosome 7c, Coffea Arabica ET-39 HiFi, whole genome shotgun sequence and contains:
- the LOC140010415 gene encoding protein BZR1 homolog 1-like is translated as MTAAGGGSSSGRLPTWKERENNKRRERRRRAIAAKIFAGLRAQGNYKLPKHCDNNEVLKALCSEAGWIVEDDGTTYRKGGKPPLVELTGASASISACSSIQPSPASSSFPSPAPSYHASPGSSSFPSPSRGDTNPPSYILPFLHNLASIPNSLPPLRISNSAPVTPPLSSPTRGSKRKPDWEPLSHIKLPPSLPHSLFAASAPASPTRRQHFTPATIPECDESDISPVESARWVSFQTAPAAPSSPTFNLVKPATLQNHQDVVDGRGQFPWGAGAQRGCGSEFAFESCTVKAWEGERAHEIGVDDLELTLGSGKAHG